A genomic segment from Leptospira congkakensis encodes:
- a CDS encoding alkaline phosphatase family protein, with protein sequence MKKPNSKTFQKTVVIDVVGLSTYLVGEYTPFLKKYLEKKQTLLIEPMLPALTTSSQSTYLTGKWPSEHGIVGNGWYDHDDAEIKFWKQSNHLVEAEKIWERAKKKDPNFTCSKMFWWYNMYSSADYSVTPRPQYHADGVKAPDCYSNPPELRDELQSELGLFPLFNFWGPNANIKSTKWIADASIFVDQKYDPTLTLVYLPHLDYCLQKFGPNLPEIKKELSEIDSVLKQLIEYYESKNTKIILLSEYGITPVFRPIHINRILREEGLVAVRKERWYELLDPGASSAFAVADHQIAHIYCKDSKTKTQVTKLLQNIDGISLILDKKAQKKYNIDHKRSGDIVLVADSNSWFTYYYWLNDKNAPDYARLVDIHRKPGYDPCEMFMDPHKPGIRLRAGLKLLRKKLGFRYLMNVIPLDANLVKGSHGAIHGKKEFYPIFSSEIPYSKKEISANKVYDLIWNQMTSGIY encoded by the coding sequence ATGAAAAAACCAAATTCAAAAACCTTTCAAAAGACAGTTGTGATTGATGTCGTGGGACTTAGCACGTATTTGGTGGGAGAATATACTCCTTTTTTGAAAAAATATTTGGAAAAAAAACAAACTCTACTGATTGAGCCGATGTTGCCGGCGCTCACGACAAGTTCTCAATCAACTTATTTGACAGGGAAGTGGCCGAGTGAACATGGAATTGTCGGAAATGGTTGGTATGATCATGATGATGCGGAAATAAAATTTTGGAAACAATCCAATCATTTGGTGGAAGCAGAAAAAATTTGGGAACGTGCTAAAAAAAAGGATCCTAACTTCACTTGTTCCAAAATGTTTTGGTGGTACAATATGTATTCTAGTGCCGACTATTCAGTCACACCGAGACCACAATACCATGCTGATGGTGTCAAAGCTCCCGATTGTTATTCCAATCCTCCAGAGTTAAGAGATGAATTGCAATCTGAACTTGGATTGTTCCCACTTTTTAATTTTTGGGGACCCAATGCTAATATCAAATCAACAAAGTGGATTGCTGACGCTAGCATCTTTGTTGATCAAAAATATGATCCTACACTCACTTTGGTATACCTTCCTCATTTAGATTATTGCCTTCAGAAGTTTGGGCCAAACCTTCCAGAAATCAAAAAAGAACTTTCGGAAATTGATTCAGTTCTCAAACAACTGATCGAATACTATGAAAGTAAAAATACAAAAATCATATTGTTGTCCGAATACGGAATCACTCCAGTCTTTCGTCCGATTCATATCAATCGAATCCTAAGGGAGGAGGGGCTTGTTGCTGTTCGTAAAGAGAGATGGTATGAACTTCTTGATCCCGGCGCCTCTTCTGCCTTTGCCGTAGCTGACCATCAAATAGCTCATATTTATTGTAAGGATTCTAAAACAAAAACCCAAGTCACAAAATTGTTACAAAATATTGACGGAATTTCCCTTATTCTAGATAAAAAAGCACAAAAAAAATACAATATAGATCACAAACGTTCTGGTGACATTGTTCTTGTGGCAGATTCAAATTCTTGGTTTACTTATTACTATTGGTTAAATGATAAAAATGCTCCAGATTATGCTCGTTTGGTGGACATTCATAGAAAACCAGGATATGATCCTTGTGAAATGTTTATGGATCCCCATAAACCAGGAATTCGTCTCCGAGCTGGTCTTAAATTGCTCCGCAAAAAACTGGGATTTCGTTACCTGATGAATGTCATTCCGCTCGATGCCAATTTGGTAAAAGGCTCTCATGGGGCCATTCATGGAAAAAAAGAATTTTATCCAATTTTTTCTTCGGAAATCCCATATTCCAAAAAAGAAATTTCTGCTAATAAAGTGTACGATTTGATTTGGAATCAGATGACTTCTGGAATTTATTAA
- a CDS encoding Crp/Fnr family transcriptional regulator, which yields MSVEEIKVVNYSKGAAIVVQNSINTGNFFIVRSGRVSVDSEHIVVDHELAYYEAGDSFGLVSALTEHRFLVTLFADTDVELVQIPIRLLGSYLKERKELAMKILSLYSRELRTLQKHLSKANKPADRDYHPERLVLNARTYLSWQKPNLAAYSIQSFLNWSKENNSTENLTEATDLLKSFGSNYKPFVWDSMQANLEPGEILFVESEKSNEIYVVLEGNVKLFGIVRGFEYVIDVLGPGEIFGEMSLIDNAPRMASAITETKSKILRVTAENLFESVGPSLLQKIFESIARRIWFSHQRLVILRLKTPVIRLYAYLYNSIRDQDIRLGRSLDESLANAHTIYIQMEELCNMCGIIKVKSESIKEFLSDTNLVIEPSRITIKSRKRLEEKLGHYKSKEGQIVA from the coding sequence GTGTCCGTAGAAGAAATCAAAGTCGTTAATTATTCCAAAGGTGCTGCCATTGTTGTGCAGAATTCCATCAATACTGGGAATTTTTTTATTGTTAGGTCTGGCCGTGTTTCGGTTGATTCCGAACACATAGTTGTTGATCACGAACTCGCGTATTATGAAGCCGGTGACAGTTTTGGACTCGTATCGGCGCTAACCGAACATCGATTTTTAGTGACATTATTTGCCGATACGGATGTTGAACTGGTTCAAATTCCCATTCGACTTTTGGGTTCCTACCTAAAGGAAAGAAAAGAACTGGCGATGAAGATTTTGAGTCTTTATTCAAGAGAACTTCGAACACTCCAAAAACATCTTTCCAAAGCAAACAAACCAGCTGACCGAGATTACCATCCAGAACGATTGGTTCTGAATGCTAGAACTTATTTATCTTGGCAAAAACCAAATTTAGCAGCCTATTCGATTCAGAGTTTTTTGAACTGGTCTAAAGAAAATAATTCCACAGAGAACCTAACAGAAGCAACCGATTTACTAAAATCTTTTGGTTCCAATTACAAACCTTTTGTTTGGGATAGTATGCAAGCAAATTTGGAACCGGGTGAAATTCTTTTTGTCGAAAGTGAAAAGAGTAACGAAATCTATGTCGTGTTAGAAGGAAACGTTAAACTATTTGGAATTGTTAGAGGTTTTGAATACGTAATCGATGTTTTGGGACCTGGTGAAATTTTTGGTGAGATGTCATTAATTGATAATGCACCAAGGATGGCTTCTGCTATCACTGAAACCAAAAGTAAAATCCTTCGTGTGACGGCAGAAAATTTATTTGAATCAGTTGGACCGTCTCTATTACAGAAAATTTTCGAAAGTATCGCCAGACGTATTTGGTTCTCTCACCAACGTTTGGTGATCCTACGACTAAAAACTCCTGTGATCCGTCTTTATGCCTATCTGTATAATTCCATTCGAGACCAAGACATTCGTTTGGGGAGAAGTTTAGATGAAAGTCTGGCCAATGCCCATACCATCTATATTCAGATGGAAGAACTTTGTAATATGTGTGGAATCATCAAAGTCAAATCAGAAAGCATCAAAGAATTTCTGAGTGATACCAACTTAGTCATCGAACCAAGTAGAATTACCATTAAAAGTCGCAAAAGGTTGGAAGAAAAATTGGGGCATTACAAATCAAAAGAAGGGCAAATTGTCGCTTAA
- a CDS encoding DoxX family protein: MKKFLVYSLGGFYITAGINHFFSPEFYLEMMPDYLPFHELLNVTSGLAEITLGSLVLYERMRKITCYGIILLLLAIYPANINMLLTALDGKDYGFPIWALYARLPVQFLFIYWAWFVRDFKFSEEQN, encoded by the coding sequence ATGAAAAAATTTCTCGTGTACTCTCTGGGTGGGTTCTATATTACGGCGGGAATTAATCACTTTTTTTCTCCCGAGTTTTATTTGGAAATGATGCCAGATTATCTTCCTTTCCATGAACTTTTGAATGTAACCAGTGGCCTTGCGGAAATAACCCTTGGTTCCCTTGTTCTTTATGAACGAATGCGAAAGATAACCTGTTATGGAATTATCTTATTGTTACTCGCAATCTATCCTGCTAACATTAATATGTTGTTAACCGCCTTAGATGGAAAAGATTATGGATTTCCGATTTGGGCTTTGTATGCACGTTTACCGGTTCAGTTTTTATTTATTTATTGGGCTTGGTTTGTTAGGGATTTTAAATTCTCAGAGGAACAAAATTAA
- a CDS encoding MarR family transcriptional regulator, with amino-acid sequence MTKEQKRKPQESTKKVAQWTFLSNHAHVLICLSKDPEMRLKDVALLVGITERAVQTIVKDLADAEILEKSKDGRRNQYLIQTEQKLRHPLESNHSISELLSLGK; translated from the coding sequence ATGACAAAAGAACAAAAAAGAAAACCTCAAGAATCTACTAAAAAGGTCGCTCAATGGACCTTTCTTTCCAACCATGCTCATGTTTTGATTTGTTTGAGTAAAGATCCTGAAATGCGATTGAAAGATGTCGCATTACTTGTGGGAATCACAGAGAGAGCCGTACAAACCATTGTCAAAGATTTGGCGGATGCGGAAATTTTAGAAAAAAGTAAGGATGGACGTAGGAACCAATACCTTATCCAAACAGAACAAAAGTTGCGCCACCCCCTAGAATCCAATCATTCCATTTCAGAACTTTTAAGTTTGGGAAAATAA
- a CDS encoding ketopantoate reductase family protein yields the protein MSSLLKENNSLVSFHMPNTFPSIAISGLGSVTVTIIHALYQNKVPFKILCRNENRLQTLSKTPLRFKGPNGKVTEIDLKDHLTNINKNTEKYDYIFIGCKNQNLNEYLEETKVLLSSTGKWILIQNGIPESHFEAYQDKIIGGVVGWNTQTLADGLYYQSNVGSLILGEAKGIKPNLFWNQILPPFLPVILTDKLNGFRWHKLAINSIINGLAAAKHQSLGELFLNKKSRDEALETLTEIKQIINKLNIEEQVVPGSFPIAKLGSGKGSLPTWIRHLILIVLGLKYFRIRTSMVQDLDNGRKTEIDYINGEVVTIAKELNVPAPKNEWIVSKVKERTK from the coding sequence TTGTCATCACTCTTAAAGGAAAATAATTCCTTAGTTTCATTTCATATGCCAAATACTTTTCCCTCCATTGCGATCAGTGGGCTTGGATCCGTAACGGTAACCATCATTCACGCACTTTATCAAAATAAAGTGCCTTTCAAAATCCTTTGCCGAAATGAAAACAGATTACAAACTTTAAGTAAAACTCCTTTGCGTTTCAAAGGTCCCAATGGAAAAGTCACAGAAATCGATCTCAAAGATCATCTAACAAACATTAATAAAAATACAGAGAAGTATGATTATATTTTTATTGGATGCAAAAACCAAAATCTAAATGAATATTTAGAAGAAACAAAGGTCTTATTATCTTCCACAGGAAAATGGATTCTAATTCAAAATGGAATTCCTGAATCCCATTTTGAAGCCTATCAAGACAAAATCATTGGCGGGGTTGTGGGCTGGAATACCCAAACATTAGCAGATGGATTGTATTACCAATCCAATGTAGGTAGTCTCATCCTTGGAGAGGCAAAAGGTATAAAACCAAATCTATTTTGGAATCAGATTCTCCCACCTTTTTTACCAGTAATTTTGACCGACAAACTCAACGGATTTCGATGGCATAAACTAGCAATTAACTCCATTATCAATGGACTTGCGGCTGCCAAACATCAAAGTTTAGGAGAATTATTCCTAAACAAAAAATCCAGAGATGAAGCCCTTGAGACATTAACGGAAATCAAACAAATTATAAACAAACTTAACATCGAAGAACAAGTAGTTCCAGGATCATTTCCAATTGCTAAGTTAGGTAGTGGCAAAGGGTCTTTACCAACATGGATCCGTCACTTAATTCTTATTGTCCTTGGCTTAAAATACTTTCGCATCCGTACTTCGATGGTACAAGATTTAGACAATGGACGGAAAACGGAAATTGATTATATCAATGGAGAAGTGGTGACAATTGCAAAAGAACTCAATGTCCCTGCACCGAAAAATGAATGGATTGTTTCTAAAGTCAAAGAACGCACAAAATAA
- the perRA gene encoding peroxide-responsive transcriptional repressor PerRA → MDLSYQKTKELLESHGIRPTSQRLEMAHLLLERHQHLFAEEVFHLVNSHFPHASRATIFNNLKLFAEKGMLGTLELKNGVTHFDSNIDPHHHALNEETGEITDVEMDEVLESKVLEELKDSYFKKTGKKLDNVKLVITLKGK, encoded by the coding sequence ATGGATCTAAGTTACCAAAAAACCAAGGAATTGCTTGAATCCCACGGGATTCGGCCGACTTCCCAAAGATTGGAAATGGCGCATTTGCTTTTGGAACGCCACCAACACCTCTTTGCCGAAGAGGTATTTCATTTGGTGAATTCCCATTTCCCCCATGCATCACGAGCGACCATTTTTAATAACCTCAAACTCTTTGCTGAGAAAGGAATGTTAGGAACTTTGGAATTAAAAAATGGGGTAACTCATTTTGATTCGAATATTGATCCTCATCACCATGCTTTAAACGAAGAAACGGGAGAAATCACGGATGTGGAAATGGATGAGGTACTAGAATCTAAAGTTCTAGAGGAACTAAAAGATAGTTACTTTAAGAAGACAGGAAAGAAACTAGATAACGTAAAACTTGTCATCACTCTTAAAGGAAAATAA
- a CDS encoding ankyrin repeat domain-containing protein — protein sequence MEAEKQGRMDELNESTAWREFQSTIQGADLEKETAFHFARIGDVAGLSKEIHLPEALDWKDEKGNSLLLLSSYHGHEDLTRHLLEWGANPNESDRSGNSVLMGASFKGHLAVVSLLLRFGADPNYKNPQGFTALDYATMFGRKKIVTYLTTYPISRIKGNQKKWILWIQFFLQTIRNTFLKNKKEAQI from the coding sequence ATGGAAGCAGAAAAACAAGGTCGAATGGATGAATTGAATGAATCCACTGCATGGAGGGAATTCCAATCTACAATTCAGGGCGCAGATCTGGAAAAGGAAACTGCCTTTCATTTTGCACGGATAGGAGATGTTGCGGGACTTTCTAAGGAAATCCATCTACCAGAGGCTTTGGATTGGAAGGATGAAAAGGGAAATTCACTTTTATTATTGTCTTCTTATCATGGCCACGAAGATCTCACGAGGCATTTACTCGAGTGGGGTGCAAATCCAAATGAATCTGACCGGTCAGGAAATTCTGTTCTTATGGGAGCATCTTTTAAAGGACACCTAGCAGTTGTTTCCTTACTTCTCCGTTTCGGTGCAGATCCTAATTATAAAAATCCACAAGGATTCACTGCACTTGATTACGCTACGATGTTTGGTCGAAAGAAAATCGTAACCTATCTTACGACATATCCCATAAGCAGAATCAAAGGGAACCAAAAGAAATGGATTCTTTGGATCCAATTTTTTCTTCAAACCATAAGAAATACATTTTTAAAAAATAAAAAGGAGGCTCAAATATGA
- a CDS encoding catalase, which produces MSNNQLTTAGGQPVSSNQHSLTAGNRGPVLIQDTHLIEKLAHFNRERIPERVVHAKGAGAYGVFRLTKDLSEYTIAKLFQKVGKETPMFLRFSTVAGEKGSADTERDPRGFAVKFYTEDGNWDVVGNNTPVFFERDPLKFPDFIHSQKRDPVTGYKNPVRMWDYWAKSPEAMHQITILFSDRGIPDGYRFMNGYGSHTFSFWNEKSERFWVKFHFKSKQGIKNLTREKAGELAGSDPDYATRDLFEAIHKKDFPKWKVCIQIMPEKDAENYKVNPFDLTKVWSHKDYPLIEVGELELNRNPKNYFFEVEQAAFSPSNLVPGIGVSPDKMLQGRLFAYPDAQRYRLGGNYQLISVNRSVSPTKNYQVDGYRSEENPSYDNYEPNGFSGPTENEQVSEPPLRISGDADRYNSHKENDDFSQAGDLYRMLKPEERERLTSVIAGTMKGIPKDLVKKNVEHFTKCDPEYGKKIAEKTGL; this is translated from the coding sequence ATGAGCAACAATCAATTAACAACGGCAGGTGGACAACCTGTATCTAGTAACCAACACAGCTTAACCGCAGGAAATCGAGGTCCCGTTCTCATTCAGGATACTCATTTGATTGAGAAACTTGCACATTTTAATCGGGAAAGAATTCCAGAACGAGTGGTCCATGCAAAAGGAGCTGGTGCTTATGGAGTATTTCGCCTAACAAAAGATTTATCTGAGTATACGATTGCAAAACTGTTTCAAAAAGTCGGAAAGGAAACACCAATGTTTCTAAGGTTTTCTACTGTTGCAGGTGAAAAAGGTTCTGCAGATACCGAACGTGATCCGCGTGGTTTTGCCGTGAAGTTTTATACTGAAGATGGGAATTGGGATGTTGTAGGAAATAACACTCCCGTGTTTTTTGAAAGAGATCCATTAAAATTTCCTGATTTCATTCACTCACAAAAAAGAGATCCTGTGACTGGTTATAAAAATCCTGTAAGAATGTGGGATTATTGGGCTAAGTCACCGGAAGCAATGCACCAAATCACAATTTTATTTAGTGATCGCGGGATTCCTGATGGATACAGGTTTATGAATGGATACGGATCCCATACATTTAGTTTTTGGAACGAGAAGTCTGAAAGATTTTGGGTGAAATTTCATTTTAAATCCAAACAAGGAATCAAAAATCTAACAAGAGAAAAAGCAGGAGAGTTAGCAGGATCCGATCCAGATTATGCGACGAGAGATTTGTTTGAAGCCATTCATAAAAAGGATTTTCCAAAATGGAAGGTTTGTATTCAAATTATGCCTGAAAAGGATGCGGAGAATTATAAGGTAAATCCTTTTGACTTAACGAAAGTTTGGTCTCATAAAGATTATCCTTTGATTGAAGTCGGTGAACTTGAATTGAATAGAAATCCAAAAAACTATTTTTTTGAAGTGGAACAAGCGGCTTTCAGTCCAAGTAATTTGGTTCCTGGGATTGGAGTTTCTCCTGATAAAATGTTACAAGGAAGACTTTTTGCATATCCTGATGCACAGAGGTATCGATTAGGTGGAAACTACCAACTAATCTCTGTAAATCGGTCTGTTTCTCCTACAAAAAATTATCAAGTGGATGGTTACCGTTCAGAAGAAAACCCTTCCTATGATAACTATGAACCAAATGGTTTTTCTGGGCCTACTGAGAACGAACAGGTGAGTGAACCACCACTTCGAATTTCAGGAGATGCGGATCGTTACAATAGCCATAAGGAGAATGATGATTTTTCCCAAGCTGGTGATTTGTATCGAATGTTGAAACCGGAAGAAAGAGAACGTCTTACCTCGGTCATTGCAGGAACGATGAAAGGGATTCCTAAAGATTTGGTAAAAAAGAATGTTGAACATTTTACCAAATGTGATCCTGAATACGGAAAAAAAATCGCAGAAAAAACTGGCTTATAA
- a CDS encoding PP2C family protein-serine/threonine phosphatase, which yields MKLVFSFVFLLTASLSAEVQSLDSGWTFQLEGETNSKPVLVGVPLVDQGYQVPLRGKYRLEIPFPTFPESSQAIYMDRIHSADQTFWNGKSIGSTGSFSPEYYPYWHKVRYYEIPISYLREGKNELTVEIECRETQFRCGIFRSVPIFGTQDQIKDKMVFEDVNQILIAALFFGIFLQQAIGYALNRSSKSGLYLAGTAIFFVGWRLPVLNKIHFLLIEPEILVRLLFFSQFIFPVFIMLFVHSLFDRRITKLAVITFFLDTVLAFFQLFSMDPDSRFYLVYIWYLLLGIKVPILIQLLVKNYKKTAEAIVVSLGALVATFFGIADVITDILTGKNAYLTQYGILTFLFSGVLAIALQSARTRRELRNLNESLEMLVTLRTQELHKQYKLLHDDLVMAAGLQSKLIPPMEFKHNGLSVASVFMPMEKIGGDYFDYFIHKDGSISFLLCDVLGHGIAAALIASMLKVNFLEIAPKEKDPALFLSELNLKMLPVVEKNYITAVVSHFDLEKSILKYSVMGHPSPYSMNVNSKSLTPLGGRGPIMGWKKDVFVETFTRELRSGDRFFFYTDGITESQNKNRELYGEMRLREQLAAGIDLPLHDLNEKIKKDIRNFAFRLSDDVTYFTIDIK from the coding sequence ATGAAACTCGTTTTTTCATTCGTGTTTCTTTTGACTGCATCACTCAGTGCGGAGGTTCAATCATTGGATTCGGGTTGGACATTCCAGTTAGAGGGAGAAACCAATTCAAAACCAGTGCTAGTCGGTGTACCTTTGGTGGACCAAGGTTACCAAGTTCCTTTACGTGGTAAGTATCGATTGGAAATTCCGTTTCCAACCTTTCCTGAATCTTCCCAAGCCATTTATATGGATAGAATCCATTCCGCAGACCAAACATTTTGGAATGGAAAATCCATCGGTTCGACTGGAAGTTTTTCTCCCGAGTATTATCCTTATTGGCACAAAGTTCGTTATTATGAAATTCCGATTTCGTATTTGAGAGAGGGGAAAAATGAACTCACTGTTGAAATAGAGTGTCGTGAAACACAGTTTAGGTGTGGGATTTTTCGTTCGGTACCAATTTTCGGAACTCAAGACCAAATTAAAGACAAAATGGTTTTTGAAGATGTGAATCAAATTTTAATCGCAGCTTTATTCTTTGGGATTTTTTTACAACAAGCGATTGGTTACGCATTAAATCGATCTTCTAAGTCAGGACTGTATCTTGCTGGCACTGCAATATTTTTTGTAGGTTGGAGATTGCCGGTTCTCAATAAAATTCATTTTCTATTGATTGAACCCGAAATTTTGGTTCGGTTGTTGTTCTTTAGTCAGTTTATCTTTCCTGTATTTATCATGTTATTTGTTCATAGTCTTTTTGATCGTCGCATCACTAAGCTGGCTGTGATCACTTTCTTTTTGGATACTGTCCTTGCTTTTTTTCAGTTGTTTTCTATGGATCCAGATAGTCGGTTTTATCTTGTATATATTTGGTATCTATTGCTTGGGATAAAGGTCCCGATTCTCATTCAATTGTTAGTAAAGAATTATAAAAAAACCGCCGAAGCAATTGTTGTTTCGCTCGGTGCACTTGTCGCAACTTTTTTTGGAATTGCCGATGTCATTACAGACATACTGACCGGAAAAAACGCTTATTTAACCCAATACGGAATCTTAACATTTTTGTTTTCGGGAGTACTTGCCATTGCCCTACAAAGTGCACGAACTAGAAGAGAACTTCGAAATCTAAATGAATCTTTGGAAATGTTAGTCACCCTTCGTACACAAGAGTTACATAAACAGTATAAACTTTTACATGATGATTTGGTGATGGCAGCTGGACTACAGTCAAAACTAATTCCTCCTATGGAGTTTAAACATAATGGTTTAAGCGTTGCTTCTGTATTTATGCCTATGGAAAAAATAGGCGGTGATTATTTTGATTATTTTATTCATAAAGATGGTTCCATTAGTTTTTTGTTATGTGATGTGTTGGGCCACGGAATTGCTGCCGCATTGATTGCGAGTATGTTAAAGGTAAATTTTTTGGAAATTGCTCCTAAAGAAAAAGACCCTGCGCTTTTTTTATCTGAATTAAACCTTAAAATGTTACCTGTAGTCGAAAAAAATTATATTACGGCTGTTGTTAGTCATTTTGATTTAGAAAAATCTATACTAAAGTATTCGGTTATGGGTCACCCAAGCCCATATTCGATGAACGTGAATTCAAAATCTTTAACTCCTCTCGGGGGGCGTGGTCCCATTATGGGTTGGAAGAAGGATGTCTTTGTCGAGACATTTACAAGAGAACTAAGATCTGGGGATCGTTTCTTTTTTTATACCGATGGGATTACGGAGAGCCAAAATAAAAACAGGGAATTGTACGGAGAAATGCGACTAAGGGAACAATTGGCCGCTGGTATCGACCTTCCCTTACATGACCTCAACGAAAAAATCAAAAAGGATATTCGAAATTTCGCATTTCGTTTGTCAGATGACGTAACATACTTTACGATCGATATCAAATGA
- a CDS encoding sensor histidine kinase yields the protein MKVILDWLGIRKLLNLGVTEHLGLEASVRVQLSNLIAVLGIFSNIQYSIFFTIAEAPFYQFMNYIHTFVVFVFLVILYLNVKGKYSLSRIILVFIISVPLLCVSTFSFGTSGGFYYYFLVFAIIPFVLFSYDDKWWILFLFLMNTMFYVWFEFFGTPGVFKEGTLLYQKQVQDLFRINSVVSCLSFVALFMFYFLRNINRIHKEMVRINDHKDRIFSILAHDLKGPIGTMSNYLGYLTSSLPERDELIFGLKELKKSTNQSYLVLESLLDWVRNETKKTQYNPKNLNLSLLLKNAMDILNIQATNKEITWEIKVLNGDSIYCDERMTSTVLRNILSNAIKYSHPKGKVIIEAEPVSSFMEIRFQDEGIGMTDELLEKIVEGKRFTSGFGTVGEKGTGLGLLVCMELLKEQGGSLRVRSNPEIGTKIIIQLPLAR from the coding sequence ATGAAAGTGATACTGGATTGGTTAGGCATCCGTAAGTTACTGAATTTAGGCGTGACTGAACATTTAGGTTTGGAAGCCTCTGTCCGTGTACAACTTTCTAACTTAATTGCGGTTTTGGGTATTTTTTCAAATATACAATACTCTATCTTTTTTACCATAGCAGAAGCTCCTTTTTATCAGTTTATGAACTATATTCATACCTTTGTTGTCTTTGTATTCCTAGTGATATTATATTTAAATGTAAAAGGAAAATACTCTTTATCTCGGATCATCTTAGTATTTATTATTTCAGTTCCATTGTTATGTGTTTCTACCTTTAGTTTTGGAACTTCGGGTGGATTTTATTATTATTTTCTAGTGTTTGCAATTATTCCTTTTGTGCTTTTTTCCTACGATGATAAGTGGTGGATTCTTTTTCTTTTTTTGATGAACACGATGTTTTATGTTTGGTTTGAATTTTTTGGTACTCCAGGTGTTTTCAAAGAGGGGACTCTTTTATATCAAAAGCAAGTTCAGGATCTGTTTCGAATTAATTCTGTAGTATCCTGTTTATCCTTTGTGGCTTTGTTTATGTTTTATTTTTTGAGAAACATCAATCGGATTCATAAAGAAATGGTTCGGATCAATGATCATAAAGATCGTATTTTTTCTATCTTAGCTCATGATTTAAAAGGCCCCATTGGTACAATGAGTAATTATTTAGGTTATCTGACTAGTTCCTTACCGGAAAGGGACGAGCTGATTTTTGGATTAAAAGAACTTAAAAAGAGTACTAATCAATCTTACTTAGTATTAGAAAGTTTACTTGATTGGGTTCGGAACGAAACAAAGAAAACACAATACAATCCCAAAAATTTAAATTTATCTTTATTATTAAAAAATGCTATGGATATACTTAACATCCAAGCCACTAATAAAGAAATAACTTGGGAAATAAAAGTTTTAAATGGTGATTCGATCTATTGTGATGAACGAATGACCTCAACTGTGTTGCGTAATATATTATCCAATGCGATAAAATATTCTCATCCTAAAGGAAAGGTCATCATAGAAGCGGAACCAGTATCTTCGTTTATGGAAATTAGATTTCAGGATGAAGGAATTGGGATGACAGATGAACTTTTGGAAAAGATTGTCGAAGGTAAACGTTTTACTTCTGGATTTGGCACTGTTGGTGAAAAAGGAACAGGTCTTGGACTTTTGGTTTGTATGGAGTTGCTAAAAGAACAAGGAGGATCTCTTCGTGTGAGAAGTAATCCCGAGATAGGAACAAAAATTATCATCCAATTGCCTCTTGCACGTTAA